A stretch of DNA from Spirosoma endbachense:
AGGTTGGTGGCTGATTGACAAGCTTTGAGTTAACGGCCGGACGGCCCTAGCGAGCGGCTGTTTTTTCTAAATAAAACAGACGTTTGGGTTAGAAGTCCAGAATTAATCGAGTTGGATAAGCTCATAAACAACCAGCATTTTAATATAACCAATTTAGTCAAAATAATATACTAAAATATTTTTTTTGTCAAAGCGGTTACTTTTCAACGAATAACCTGTCTAGTAGTGCCGCGGTATACTTACATACATGATGTTTAGACAAGAATCGACCTGACATCGAGTAGTTTATCGATTAGCGATTTAGTCAGTAAAGAAGTGGCTGTGGTGGCGATTTCTTAAAACCGCCATGGCCGGGATGGTTGGCTGTGGCGACGGTTCGCCTTTTCGATTTTCAAAACCGCGTCGTTCATGCCGGGTGCAGTTTGAGAAATCCCAGGAGTCAGGTTGAAGAACCTGACATCACCTATATAGCACCTAGTTTGTTAATGCCAGATTTATCGTCCTGCTGAATCTGACAAGTCAAGTGTAAATACATATCAATTGAATCTATAAGTACCTGGCAATAAACGAACAACATCGAATTTACTGCTCAAACGTGAACTCAATCTAAAGAATAATCTGACAGGAAAGACTGATTCAAAAAGAAGTAAACCGGGTAAAAAAGCATGTCTATTGGGCGTATCATACATACATTGATTGCAATCGCAGTAATGGCGCTGGTGAGCCTTTATGGTTATTATTATGCCCGTGAATCAGTGGCTAAATGGGCGTTTTCACACCAGACCTATTTCGCCCCCGACAAACTAATCCTGATTACAATTCCGCAACCGGAGCTGTCGAACCAATTGGCCGATCTGGTCAATGAGCCTGAATTCGAATGGAACGGCCATATGGTCGATGTACTTTACCGGGAGATTCGCTCTGATTCAGTATACATATACGGATTTCGGGATGATGCCGAAACGGAACTGAAGCAGAAAGCCCCCTGGCTGTATCAGAACACAGCATCGTCTGATTTTATACCCGGCACAAGGTCCGGTAACCATCGAAAACAGATCAACTGGCGAAGTAAATTCGATCTGCCTTATTTGCCCCTGTTCGATCAGCTCGAGTTGCCTTCTTTATCCACTTTATCATCGTCCTTTTATTATTGCACTCAGCGCTTGGCGCGTCCTGATCTGGAAGTCCCATCTCCTCCCCCCAATTTATAGAGTCATCCTCTTTACGATTGCCTGGCTCCCCAGCCAGTACTCAGGAAAGGAATGCCCTTTCCCTAAGGATTCTATGTTCCATCTTTTCATCATTCACATGCAATTAGTTCACAATCGATACTTTTTTATACTCCTCGTTTGCGCTTTTTTCTCTCCGGCACTCTATGCTCAGATGTCGATAACGGGTCGGGTTGTAGATCCCACAAACGCCCAACCCATTTTCGGTGCCTCATTACTGATTAGCGGGACGAATCGGGGCACTACAGCAAACGAAAAAGGTCAGTTCGAACTCAGTGTCGCCGAAGGTGATCAGCTTCAGGTATCGGCCGTTGGTTATCAGACGCAAACGATACGTATCAAAGCGAGTACACAAACACTAACCGTCGAACTGGAGTCGTCGAATACCGCCCTGAATGAGGTCATCGTTTCGGGTTATGCAACTCCGCAGACTATTCAGCGCACTGCCGGATCGGTGGGGCTGGTCACGAGTCGCGATATTCAGCGCACCAATGGTATTCACCTGCAAAACTTCGTGAATCTCATTCCAGGTGTTCGAGTAGAGATGCGAACTGTTGCCGCGGGAAATCGGATCGTTATACGAGGCTACGGCAACCAGACCAACTTCAATGGAGTAGGCTACAAGGCGTATCTCAACGACATTCCACTCACGGACGGCGACGGCACAACTTTTCTGGATGATGTTGACTACACAACACTCAGTCGGGTTGAGGTGCTTAAAGGTCCAGCATCGAGTTCGTATGGAAATGCCTTGGGTGGCGTCGTGAATCTGTATACCGAGCGGGCTCCAGGTGGCAAAACAAGCATCAGCCAACAGGTAATGGTCGGTTCTTATGGCCTGTTTCGAACCAATACATCCATCAAAACCGGCTCTGATAATACCAGTCTGAACATAAATTATGGTCATCAGAAATACGATGGATTTCGCATCCATGGCGGTTCTAAAAAAGACTTCCTGACGATCACCAGCGATACCTATTTGAGCAGGAAACGGTCTATGTCTGTCTTTGTCGGCTATACCAATTCGTATGATCTCTTATCGGGTCAGGTCGATAGCGTTAACCTGCGGGTTCATCCCGATACGGCCGAAGTCGCTTACCTGCTCAATAATGCCAGTATCAAAACTGAGAGTGCTCGCATTGGTTTATGCCACAATTATCAGTTCACGGATCGGTTCTCGAACAAAACAACCTTGTTCGTCGGTGGGCAGGTCATCGACCAGCCGTTTGCCGCTGGTGTAAATAAAACGAACAAGTTCAAGTTTGGCGGTCGTACCGTGTTTTCGTACACGGATGAATACAGTCGGCTTCGACCAACGCTCAGTATTGGGGCCGAGTTTCTGAAGAACTTCAATTTTGCCAAGGGCTATGGATTGGCGAATGGCATTCTGGGGGCTCTTCGCAGCGATCTGGAAATACAGGCCATGCAATACAACATTTTCGCGCAGGCAGGTATTCAGGTAGCCCCTAAACTGACACTTTTGGCAGGGGCTGGTCTTAATTACGTCGAGTACGGTATCACCGACATGCGTGCCAGTAGCACTACGCCTGCCTATGTAAACGCTTCGGGCTACAATCGATTTAAGCCCGTGCTGACTCCTCGCGGTGCCCTATCCTATCAATTGACTAATGCTATTTCGTTCTACGCCAGTGTCAGTGAGGGCTATTCTGCCCCAGCCACAAACCAGGTCGTTATTGCGCAAACGGGTGTCGTTAATTACAACTTACGTCCCGAGTTAGGAGTCAGTTACGAAATCGGCAGCAAAGGTCGTCTGCTGAATCAGGCACTTACCTACGAGATTGCCTATTTCACAATGGCTGTAACGGATAAGCTCATACCTCAAAATTTTCCGGCCAGCGGAAACCAGCCTGCTTACACACTGACAACCAACGCCGGTAAAGTGCAGCACAATGGCATTGAAGTAGCCCTTCAATATGCGTACCGGCCAACCACAGGCGCATTGGCTCTGGTTCGGTCGTTTGTGTCATATACCTACAGCGATTTTTACTACAAGGACTATAAGAGTGACAATAACGGAGATGCCAGAACGATCAACTTCACCGGAAAGAAAGAATCGGGCATTGCGCCGAACCTGCTGAATGCTGGTTTCGATCTGGAAGTTCGTCCGGGTTTTTACCTGAACGCGACCATGATGTACGTCGATAAAATGCCGATTACGCTGGCAAATGACCATTACGCCGATGCATATACGCTGCTTAACGGCAAGGTTGGCTACCGGAGTGCGCTAGGAAATCATGTCAACCTGGATTTGTATGTTGGTTCGGATAACATGCTAAGCAGCACCTATTCGTCGCTGATCTTCCTGAACTTACCCAATCCGGCCAATAACCGCCCGCTGTTCTTCAATCCGGCTCCGAAAATTACCGTCTATTCCGGCGCGGCTCTCAAATACACTTTTTAACTCAAACGTGATTGATAGCCTGCGATTTGTATCGTCTGACAACGAATTGCAGCCTATAATCCTGAAACTTCCATATGAAAATTTTGCGAATAGTAGGTTTACTTAACCTAGTTAGTGTTGTCATAGCCTGTAACTCAGGCCAGAAAGAACAAGCCCAGGAATCGGGCAAGCAGCGAATTGTCTGTGTTGCCAAGCAATTGACAGAGCTGATCTATGCGCTGGGGGCTGGCGATCAGCTGGTTGGTGTCGATTTATCGAGTACGTTTCCACCGTCGACAAAGGACTTGACGAAAGTAGGCTATCACCGAATGCTCAACTCGGAAGGAATTATTGCCCTCAAACCGACAGTTGTTTATCACGATGGGAACGTTGCGCCGGAGGCTGTTATGCAGCAATTGGAGAAAGTCGGCGTTCCGATGAAAGTATTCCCCGATGCCCATAGCATTCCCGAAACCAAAGCCCTGATTGATACACTGGCCGCGCAATTTGGGGCTCAGAAGCAGGCCGATAGCCTCAAAACAAAGCTGGATGCTGATCTGGCTAAAGCTGCTGAAAGTGTAAAGCAGTATAAGACGGTGCCTAAAGTGGCGATTATTCACTTTGGTCGAGTGATCAACAACTACCTTGTGATCGGGAAGGCCGGAACGGCTTCGTACATGCTCGATCTGGCTGGCGGTAAAAATGTCATGGATACGCTGAAGGGGATGAAGCCCCTCAGTCCGGAGATTATCAGCAAGGCCCAGCCCGATATTATTCTGGTGACTGATTTTGGCTATGACCGTATGAGTAATGCCGACAAACTCGCTACGTTGCCGGGTATTGCCCTCACACCCGCAGGAAAAAATAAAAAGATCTACCGTATAGAAGAACATGATCTGATCTACCTCGGACCTCGCACGGGCGAGAACGTATTGATGCTCATGAAGCTGATTCATCAATAAGCGCCCATGAAGCTATCATCCGTAAAACCAGGAAGCTGGTATGGATTTTTAACGATCCTCCTGCTGCTTACGGTCGTGGCAGCCCTCCGGATCGGGGCTGTCGATTTATCATTTGATGACATCGGGCATATTGTTTCGAATGGCCTGGGTTGGTCGGGGGCTACTGTCGATCCGGTTTCGAAGGGGCTATTTTTGCAAATCCGGTTGCCCAGAGTATTGCTGTGTGCTACGGTAGGAGCCGGATTGTCGGTGTCGGGTGTGCTCATGCAGGCTCTATTTCGAAATCCAATCGTTGAGCCGGGGCTGGTTGGAACCTGTTCCGGTGCAGCATTGGGCGCTGCACTGGTTTTTGTGTTGGGAAAGAACATCAACTGGGCTTTTACCGATGCCCTGGGTCTGTTTCTGCTGCCCTGCGTAGCTTTTACGTTTGCCTTTGTTGCGACATTGATCGTATATAAAATTGCGTCTTTGAGCGGCAAAGTAAATGTGGCTACGATGATTCTGGCGGGAATTGCGATCAACGCGCTGGCAACGGGCGGCACAGGATTTCTGTCCTACATTGCCCGCGATCCACAGGCCCGATCCATTACTTTCTGGAACCTGGGTACGTTTTCGGGAGCCGACTGGACGCAGTTTGCCGTTGTGTTTCCGATTACATTGGGAGGAATTCTGCTTTCCCTGCGGTTTACAAAGGCATTGAACGTATTGATCCTGGGGGAAGATGAAGTCCGGCATTTAGGCTATTCTATCAATCGGCTCAAAATTCAGGTATTGCTGTTAAATACATTGTTGGTGGCCATTGGTACGGCAATGGTAGGTGTTATTGCTTTTGTTGGCCTGGTGGTTCCTCACCTGCTTCGGCTTTCGAAAACTTCCGATAATCGGTTTCTGGTTATTGCTTCGGCATTACTTGGGGGATCTTTACTGACAATGGCCGATACCGTTGCCCGTCGGCTGGTAGCACCAGCCGAATTTCCGATTGGCGTTGTGACTGCTTTCGTCGGTTCTCCGATCTTTATCTGGCTTCTCGTTCGAAATGCCCGGTCCTTTCAGAAAGGGGGATTTTATGCTTAGAGCCGAGAACCTGAGCTTTCAAATTGGTTCGCAATACCTGGTCAGGGACATCTCACTAACAGTTAGACCCGGCGAATTTACGATGGTGCTGGGGCCGAATGGAGCTGGAAAAAGTACGTTACTAAAGTTATTGACGGGTACAGAGACACCACAGCAGGGTAAGGTCTGGTATGGCTCACAATTGCTGGAATCCATACCGCTGGCTACTCTGGCTCGCCAGAAAGCAGTTCTGTCGCAGCTGCTGTCATTGCCATTCGACCTGAGCGTTATCGAACTTGTGATGATGGGCCGCTATCCCTATTTTGACTTAAACCCCACTAGTCACGACAAGCAGATTGCCGACGAGTGTCTGGCATCAACAGGCATGAAGTCCTTTAAAAATAGAGCGTTTGCTTCGTTGTCTGGGGGCGAAAAGCAAAAAATACATCTGGCGCGTGTATTGGCTCAGCTGTATCGGAATCCCGATGATCAATCGACAAAATACCTGTTTCTTGATGAGCCGATTTCAGCGCTGGATATACATTTCCAGCATCAGATCCTCAGGCTGGTCAAGGAATTGGCAATGCAGAATATGGTTGTTTTCGTTATTGTCCATGACCTTAACCTGGCCTTTCAATATGCTGATCGAGTAGTACTGATGTATGATGGTTGTATTTTTCGAGCGGGGAGCCCAAAAGATGTACTGACGGAAGATGCCATCCAGACGGTTTTTCAACTAAAACCCTATTTTTTGGCTCATCCCGAACTGGGAAGCCAAATCGCCGTATTTTAACTATCGGTCTCCCAAGAGTTTTAACCTGAACTAGGTTAAGGAAAGATCCGATCAATCAGGATACGCAGCAGGCAATTGCTTCGATCGCCAGGTCAGGTAAAGAGCTAGTAGGGCCAATACGATAAGGCCGTAGGGTGCATATCCGACGGCCGTCTCAATGCCCTGCGTCAGACCGTTTGCCTGGCCTGTTACGCGCTCGACAATCCAGGCGAGGGC
This window harbors:
- a CDS encoding TonB-dependent receptor translates to MQLVHNRYFFILLVCAFFSPALYAQMSITGRVVDPTNAQPIFGASLLISGTNRGTTANEKGQFELSVAEGDQLQVSAVGYQTQTIRIKASTQTLTVELESSNTALNEVIVSGYATPQTIQRTAGSVGLVTSRDIQRTNGIHLQNFVNLIPGVRVEMRTVAAGNRIVIRGYGNQTNFNGVGYKAYLNDIPLTDGDGTTFLDDVDYTTLSRVEVLKGPASSSYGNALGGVVNLYTERAPGGKTSISQQVMVGSYGLFRTNTSIKTGSDNTSLNINYGHQKYDGFRIHGGSKKDFLTITSDTYLSRKRSMSVFVGYTNSYDLLSGQVDSVNLRVHPDTAEVAYLLNNASIKTESARIGLCHNYQFTDRFSNKTTLFVGGQVIDQPFAAGVNKTNKFKFGGRTVFSYTDEYSRLRPTLSIGAEFLKNFNFAKGYGLANGILGALRSDLEIQAMQYNIFAQAGIQVAPKLTLLAGAGLNYVEYGITDMRASSTTPAYVNASGYNRFKPVLTPRGALSYQLTNAISFYASVSEGYSAPATNQVVIAQTGVVNYNLRPELGVSYEIGSKGRLLNQALTYEIAYFTMAVTDKLIPQNFPASGNQPAYTLTTNAGKVQHNGIEVALQYAYRPTTGALALVRSFVSYTYSDFYYKDYKSDNNGDARTINFTGKKESGIAPNLLNAGFDLEVRPGFYLNATMMYVDKMPITLANDHYADAYTLLNGKVGYRSALGNHVNLDLYVGSDNMLSSTYSSLIFLNLPNPANNRPLFFNPAPKITVYSGAALKYTF
- a CDS encoding heme/hemin ABC transporter substrate-binding protein encodes the protein MKILRIVGLLNLVSVVIACNSGQKEQAQESGKQRIVCVAKQLTELIYALGAGDQLVGVDLSSTFPPSTKDLTKVGYHRMLNSEGIIALKPTVVYHDGNVAPEAVMQQLEKVGVPMKVFPDAHSIPETKALIDTLAAQFGAQKQADSLKTKLDADLAKAAESVKQYKTVPKVAIIHFGRVINNYLVIGKAGTASYMLDLAGGKNVMDTLKGMKPLSPEIISKAQPDIILVTDFGYDRMSNADKLATLPGIALTPAGKNKKIYRIEEHDLIYLGPRTGENVLMLMKLIHQ
- a CDS encoding FecCD family ABC transporter permease — its product is MKLSSVKPGSWYGFLTILLLLTVVAALRIGAVDLSFDDIGHIVSNGLGWSGATVDPVSKGLFLQIRLPRVLLCATVGAGLSVSGVLMQALFRNPIVEPGLVGTCSGAALGAALVFVLGKNINWAFTDALGLFLLPCVAFTFAFVATLIVYKIASLSGKVNVATMILAGIAINALATGGTGFLSYIARDPQARSITFWNLGTFSGADWTQFAVVFPITLGGILLSLRFTKALNVLILGEDEVRHLGYSINRLKIQVLLLNTLLVAIGTAMVGVIAFVGLVVPHLLRLSKTSDNRFLVIASALLGGSLLTMADTVARRLVAPAEFPIGVVTAFVGSPIFIWLLVRNARSFQKGGFYA
- a CDS encoding heme ABC transporter ATP-binding protein — protein: MLRAENLSFQIGSQYLVRDISLTVRPGEFTMVLGPNGAGKSTLLKLLTGTETPQQGKVWYGSQLLESIPLATLARQKAVLSQLLSLPFDLSVIELVMMGRYPYFDLNPTSHDKQIADECLASTGMKSFKNRAFASLSGGEKQKIHLARVLAQLYRNPDDQSTKYLFLDEPISALDIHFQHQILRLVKELAMQNMVVFVIVHDLNLAFQYADRVVLMYDGCIFRAGSPKDVLTEDAIQTVFQLKPYFLAHPELGSQIAVF